In the genome of Nakaseomyces glabratus chromosome K, complete sequence, the window TATTAGACCTGGATAATATTAGACACAATCAACTTCAACCAAATTCCTTTCTTTATACTAGTGTCTTGATTTCTTGATAAAAAGCATAGTATAGTATGTTCTAGTATGAACTATAACGCAGAGCTGGTTGAAAGAACTTGATGTCATAGCGGGTACACATCTGCTTTCAAAAATACCACTTCATCTCTATTATATAAGGTTGCGTTAAAAATGGAATGTTAATAATATGTCATTAAATGAATTACTTCACAgatctattattttttggaaaaTACATACTTTACCGCCAAAtaatcatcttcatttagTCTGTCCTTTAAAGAGtcaatcttttcaaattctttttgCAGCATCTCAAGTTCACTGtcattaaattttataCCAGACGATATCAAATGAGAAAGAACCGATAGTACTCTATCAATGACATTTACATTGTCCGTACCTAGGTTTTCTATCACAGATACAAGGACACCATCTTTTCTTAGTGTATCTAATAGTTGTTCATCAATCTTTGACGAAGATAGAAATGCACTGAGAGCAGATATAGCTCTCATTTTCAGCTTTGGAGTGGCCTTTGGATCATTTAGTGCAACTGGAAAAACGTCTAGACCACCTAAAGCTTGAAATTTCTTACCTGCCTCTATATGATTCCGTAGAAGGTTGGATAAGGCATAAAATGCTTTTATCCTAACGTCGCTTGGCTCTTCGGAACTCTTTGCAATAGCAATAAGTATTTTCAATCCACCTtcatattttaaaaaattagtTTGGGAATcagtattattttgaacTGCTGTTCCTATGACAGAAAGACCACTGGCACGCAAATCAGCTTCATTATCTTCCAAAGTCTTTAGTATGGGTTCCCACAGTTTCATATTTTCTATGTTATTTGCATTATCCAAGTTTTCAATTAgcatttcaaaattatcataAGCTATCAACTTGTTCTCCAGATCAGCCTCTGGATTCATTATAACAGCCATAGCTTCCTTCATCAAGGTTGGATCATCAGGGccaccaccaccaaatAATTGCTCTAGTAACTTTGGATCAGGAGCGCCTGCTTTCTCTATGGCTTCTTTATCACCTTGCGCATTAGCAATAGACCAGTGCAATAGCTTTTCCATTCTGCCTTCAAGTTTAAATAGACTCTGATCTGTATGATTGTGTTTGGTTGAGTCGCTAGGTGTCTTTACAGTTATAAGTTCAAAACTGTCTGACTTTTATATACTTAAAAATAATGGCTGTACAAGCACTTTTGCGATGAGGGCATCGCaaattttagtttttgCTAGCACGACGTCTGTCTGAAGTTTAGCTCCAGGGGATTTCTGTGGGAACAATGGAGAAGCTTCTCGAATAATCTAATCGTATAATATGATGTTCATAATAATGGCAATATAGATATCGATTGTATGTAATGCTATAGAGTAACATATACGCTGTAGTACAGCATCTTGACTATAAGTCAATCAAAAGTCTTCAAAGCAATAGTTATCTAGCCCAGCTTATTGatgttatttttgataaactCGTCTAGCTTGTAGACGAAGTCCAGGCCGACTGTTTTCAAGTCATCAATCTGCTTCCTGGAGTATCTAATTGCATCTGGTGAAAGTTTATCCCCGTTCAGTAACTGCTTGCTGACCAGATTGAAGTGTTTCTCTACCTCGTGACTACACCAACTGAccaatattgatgataacTTGTCGTGGTCTCTATGGAACAATTCACGGAACACGATTACTGTACGTTTTATAATCTGGAATCGAACGATAGCAAGCTCAGTCAAATAAAGCGATGGATGTTCTGACGATCCAACCTGTAACAACAACTCCTGAATAAGATTAGACTTGTTTTGCAATAATAAATCCAGTCCTGCCTCAGGAAGCCCAAGCCTGATTAGAGTCTTCACACCTTCTCGCAGATGTGCAATTTCATTGATAAAGAGATTCCTTTGTGTAACTTTTGTCAAAATATCATCCCTTCTTTGATCTAGTTTTAATGTAAGAACATTTAATATTATGGCATCCTCCTCCTTTGTGGGATCTTTCATGGTCGCAAGCTGACTTTCTGCTTCCAACAAAGTATTCACCGCACTATCGAACTTTAGTCTTGCAAGATCTATATCGACCTCCTCAATGAGATTATCCACCAATTTAAATTTATGGGACAAAGAGCTCCAGTCATGAGATTTTGATCTTGAGTGGACCGAAATACTTAGATTTTGTAAAATGAATTGATCCATAGAAGCAGATAGTGGTCTTGATGCTGACGATGGCGACAGTCCCatacttcttctttttgcTGGACTTTTAGAGCCCTCCCGACCTGGGGTTTGCTGAGTGTTCTGTAAGTAAACCAGCGACTCCTTTATCCTCTTGGAGTTCTCCTTTTCATTCTCTGTAATATCTCTTAAATCATCCTTCGCTTTCCTGAAAGCATCTAAGACACGCATGCATTCATTTATATCTCTTGTTTCATATAAACATGTATTGGAATTACCGAAATTGAACATTAATTTTGTTCGATATTCCCTGTCAGTTGAAATTGTTACATCTCTAATAGGACAACATTGACTTACTATTAGTTCATGCTGCTTATTCTTAGTCTTTCCTGCAACTAAAACGGCAtcattcaaaatataaagttGAACTGTCTGTAAAGGCTTCTGTGTTGAAATATTGAGCTCAGTCCAATCTGAAGATTCTATCAACAGGTGCCTATTAGAAGCTGGGCCAAGATGCTTTTGTGCACCCTCCACATTCTTGTATAACGTCGCTAGTTGTGTGTCCCACATTTTCTCTAGAATCATCACACTAGTTCTATCGCGCTTAGGATTTGTGCCATTAATATCAGAAGAAACTGGTGGTAACAGAGAGCTCGATTGTGTCTTTTGAGGTGAAGAAGGTCTTTGTGTATGCAACATCTTTTGTTGTTCGTCCATTTGTATTCTCGATTTCGCAACTGTGACAAATTGGTCTGTAACCTTGGTTAGCTCACTAATACTAGACCTTAATTGTTTCAATTCTGCACTAGCTTCATGAAGATCATTATTTACAGTGATGATTTCATTGTAtgatttataaatatttctcttaacttcttcttgtacATCTGTTGATAATTCAGTTAGATTAGATGTGAACAGATCTATGTCCACAGCGCTGGCTTCACTTAATCGTTCATGTATAAATTTCTTCGCACTAAATTGTGGATCCGATAGGATTTTTCTTAACGATGCTGGATGAAATAGATTGGCATATGGAGATAGAGGGTTAAGTGGGGCTACCATGGTCATTCTTGAAGATCCCGAAGGCGCTGATGACCCACTTCCACCCAATCTCTTTCTATTCAACTCAGGGGGTCTTAACGTTTCAGGCCGTCTTGACGTTTCGTTGTCCGTTGGCGTAGCTGATCTAGAGTGTCCATTTCTCTGTCCGTATTCATCATCTACATTGATAGCAGGCACCTTCCCTGTGGGTTGCTCATCACCCATTGCTTGGTCAATTAGATTAGAAGAGGGTAATGGCATTGAATAATCCAAATTGGGCGCTGTATAATTTGCAGTATGTATCGACAATCTCCTTTGCATAGACGATGCTGCCTTATTCCTCTCCTTGGCATCCAAAGTAGGTAGGTTGGCCGCGTTTGGTACAGTTAGATTAGCATAAGGATTAGTTACaggcttcttcttttcgGCGTTCTTTAAAGATACTTCACTGTTTTGCTTAGAGGAACTATTGGAACCCTTCCAATAGTTCCTAGTCTTTCGAAGAGAGAAATCAACCATTTCTAGACGTATTTTCCTATTTCAAAAACGCTCCCAAATAATTCAATTATCCTTTATCTAACGGAAATATCAGCAACTCACTATTTATGATAACTTAGTACTTAACAATCCATTGAAACCGGCCATTATTGCCAAAATAAGAGTCCctttttgcttttcaaatcaaaatgCCTGAGTTTCGGACGGGCCTTCACTGCCAAAATTGTTCGAAGCtcaagaaaataaagaaactaTCAACAATGCTGGGCTTTAATACATAACAATTCCTGCTCAGGTAACAACATAGCCAACGTTAAGAAAACGCTAAGACAGTCATATAAGTTAGATAATTGCTGGACATTGTTTGATTTCTGCTGGGTTGAAAAGTTTTAATCAGTTAAGAGGCAATCACAACGCGAGTACTACTACTATTGTTTGAAGTTTATTCTCTTACAGGATCTAAATAATTGAAGTTCAGGATAATGAGTATTACAAGTGAGGAACTAAACTATCTGATATGGAGGTATTTGCAGGAAACGGGCAACGAACTTAGTGCTTTAGCATTGCAAGAAGAGACTCGAGTGCTTGAGtttgaaaagaattataaagaaaatataccAGTTGGAACTTTGGTTAATTTAGTTCAACGAGGCATATTATATACAGAGAGCGAATTGCTAGTACATCCAAACGGTAAGGTGAAGCCCATAGATGAGAATCACTTCTCTGAGAACTTCAATCTTGTTCAGGCATTACAGATAGATAAGGAGAAATATCCCGCATTGGTTTCCAAGGGTAGATTTGAGCTTGAGAAATTAGGCCGAGAAGATAGTAATGAATTAGAATCTACAGAGTCAGCTGGTGTCAGTGCTGATCATACCGAAAATGATGTGAGGATGGACCAGGATcacgatgaagaagaagtgtTTGCTAAGACACTCAatgaaatattcaaattggGCAAAGCTGTTTGTTTACAATGGAATCCTGTATCTTCAAATATCTTGGCAATTGGTGAACACGACTCAACCGCCAAGCTAATAGAGCTAGAAACAACAACTACAGATGACCAAATAAAACTAATAGAAAAGACAATTCATGAACTAAGGCATCCGTTTGCTACAAGTGCGACTACCGGTAAAATAACTAATCAACTCACTTGCTTATCATGGGCACATGATGGCGACTCTATTGCCACTGGTGTAGAAAATGGTGAGCTAAGACTATGGAATAAAGAAGGTAAGCTACAGAATGTTTTTAATTTTCATAAATCTCCTATTATTGCGATACACTGGAATAGTTCCAACACTCATTTTATTTCGACTGATGCTGATAACATTACAATCCTGTGGGATGTAAACAGCGGCGTTGTTCTGCAGCATTTTGAATCGAAGGCTAACCAAATCAATggcaacaacaataataatagtaatcaAATGTTTGGTGTTGACACTGTATGGGTCGACACAGACAAGTTTGTAATTCCCGGCCCCGGTGGGAACCTGCTTGTATATACAATGAGTGATTCAAGACCTATAGGGAAACTTGTTGGACATCGTGGAACAATCAGTCAACTTGAATTCAACAGCGAAACAAAATTGCTGGCTAGTGCTGCAGATGATAACACTATAAGGGTATGGCATGGTGGTAATGGTAATTCCATACATTGTTTTTATGGTCATACGCAAACTATTGTGTCACTGAAGTGGGTAAATAACGATATGCTGATTTCAGCATCGATGGACGGTTCCGTCAAATTATGGGACTGCGGGAAAAAGCTACAGGAAATCACTGGAAATCTGATAGCGGAAACTATTGTCGATGGTGTTCCAATATTTGCAGGCGCAATAAGCGATGATCGAGAAAGATATGCTGCTGGCTTTATGGATGGACAGGTGACAGTGTTTAACTTAGCAGCTTTGTTGAAGCGTTACAGTAAGGGGAAAAAGCACAAGAATCACGTCATGTCAATTCCAATATGTGGTGATTTCCAATCTGCGCATAGTGATGACTCAGTGTTCGATCTGTCCTGGAAGGAAGATAGGCTCGCAATTGCATACTCTATCAATGAAGGTGCCATCGTACAATGATTTTACTTGCAAGACAATGTTTGAGATCAGTGCTCCTTCTTTAGCTTTAGATGAgaatatttactatttaATTGCGTACTTACGAGTTGTAAAATTACCAACATCCATTCTTCACATTTGAGAACCACAAGCATTGAACTGGCCGACCACTCAACACACTCACCGGTAGTCATATTACAGATCATGTGACTCTTCtatattctttcttctaGCTGTTTAGTAAGTTAATAGTCTGTTCTGAAATATGAATAGTAAGTACCCTGTGCAGGCCCTAAAAGCTACATTAATCTATCTTTGTATGACCATCCCTAACTGCCAATAACGCAACCAGGTAACGCCGGTGCACAAAGTATATGTGGgatgaaactgaaaacaGTATACTCATCGGAACAACTGTAAATTTGGCATAGACTGTCCTGCAAGTCATTCAGTGCATGCACGGATCTGAGATCGGAAAAAAGTAGTGTTCTACAGAAGACTCTGCAGTATAAAAATGCTGTAGAGGTGCTAAATTTGCTACGGAACTCTCTTAGGTGCTTTGGAAGCTTTTAATTTGCATATCGGAAAAACCCACAATTCCTTCTATTTTGGCAGTTGGAACTCTTGATCTCGAAGGCAGACCTTAGTCTGTTGGTAACCTGAGCAGCTCAGAATTTTAGCTTTGGAATCCTACTGATAAGAGGTTACTTGCCATTTGGGTAGAGGTGTCAAGTGAGACGTGAGAGCAAATGGCATTCGGGAGCGATGACGCTCTTCCGGTAGAGTCATCGATTCTGCTACTGGACTCTCTGGAGTgaatttttgcaaaaaaaaactgaataGTGATGACCTAAACAATGGTTCTGCAActcttttatatattaaataCATTTTTATAGAGGGAAAAAGTCTACAAAACACTCTTTTGAATAATCTAAAGCAATCAAGAAGTTCTTTTGGCCGGCCGAAGAACGAGACTATATCCTATACTTTGACATGTCTGAAGAATTCCCAACTCCACAACTGCTGAACGAATTGGAAGATGTCCCTCCACCAACACCATATGGGCGTGTTGTCAAAGATATATTCGCTGGTACTATGGGTGGTGTTGCGCAGGTGCTAGTGGGCCAGCCTTTTGATACCACTAAAGTCCGACTGCAAACATCAAAGACAAAAATTGGTGTGATAGAAGTTGTTCAAAATTTGCTTAGAAATGAAGGTGCTTTAGCATTTTATAAAGGTATGTTGACACCACTTCTAGGTGTTGGTATATGTGTATCGGTACAATTTGGGGTGAACGAATCCATGAAAAGGTTCTTTGCTGCCTATAATGCAGATCGAGTAGATCCGCAGAAACATGTACCTCTACCTTTGCACCAATACTACCTCTGTGGTTTGACAGGTGGTGTGGTAAATTCATTTTTAGCAGCACCAATTGAGCACGTCAGAATAAGATTGCAAACGCAAACAAGTCAAGGCAATGAGAGACAATTCAAGGGCCCATTCGACTGTATAAAAAAACTTGCCAAAGCAAAAGCATTAATGAGAGGATTACTGCCAACTATGATCAGAGCAGGCCATGGTTTAGGTACATATTTTGCTGCATATGAGGCGTTGGTTGtcaaagaatttgaaaaaggtACACCAAGAAATCAGATCCCAGCTTGGAAACTTTGTTCCTTTGGTGCGTTGTCAGGTACAATCTTGTGGTTAACGGTATATCCAGTCGATGTTGTTAAATCGGTGCTACAGACAGATAGTATCGAAAATCctaaatataaaaattcaattatCAAAGCAACTAGAGCCCTGTACAAGCAACATGGAATACCTGCTTTCTTTAAAGGATTTGTGCCTACTATGATTAGGGCCGCACCTGCTAACGCAGCCACATTCGTGTCATTCGAAATGACAATGAGGGTATTGGGCTAATATCTTTTgcattattatcattaatCTCCTGATATTATGGAATAAGCGCAGTAAACGGGGACCCTCATGTTATCACCATAATAACTGTCGAACCCAAATTGGTTCCACATATGTCATTATTTGAGAACGAAATCTAGCATTAAGACCACacaatatttatattttacttCTCACGGTTTATTACTTTTAT includes:
- the EXO84 gene encoding exocyst subunit EXO84 (CAGL0K12166g~Ortholog(s) have role in Golgi to plasma membrane transport, exocyst assembly, exocyst localization, spliceosomal complex assembly) produces the protein MVDFSLRKTRNYWKGSNSSSKQNSEVSLKNAEKKKPVTNPYANLTVPNAANLPTLDAKERNKAASSMQRRLSIHTANYTAPNLDYSMPLPSSNLIDQAMGDEQPTGKVPAINVDDEYGQRNGHSRSATPTDNETSRRPETLRPPELNRKRLGGSGSSAPSGSSRMTMVAPLNPLSPYANLFHPASLRKILSDPQFSAKKFIHERLSEASAVDIDLFTSNLTELSTDVQEEVKRNIYKSYNEIITVNNDLHEASAELKQLRSSISELTKVTDQFVTVAKSRIQMDEQQKMLHTQRPSSPQKTQSSSLLPPVSSDINGTNPKRDRTSVMILEKMWDTQLATLYKNVEGAQKHLGPASNRHLLIESSDWTELNISTQKPLQTVQLYILNDAVLVAGKTKNKQHELIVSQCCPIRDVTISTDREYRTKLMFNFGNSNTCLYETRDINECMRVLDAFRKAKDDLRDITENEKENSKRIKESLVYLQNTQQTPGREGSKSPAKRRSMGLSPSSASRPLSASMDQFILQNLSISVHSRSKSHDWSSLSHKFKLVDNLIEEVDIDLARLKFDSAVNTLLEAESQLATMKDPTKEEDAIILNVLTLKLDQRRDDILTKVTQRNLFINEIAHLREGVKTLIRLGLPEAGLDLLLQNKSNLIQELLLQVGSSEHPSLYLTELAIVRFQIIKRTVIVFRELFHRDHDKLSSILVSWCSHEVEKHFNLVSKQLLNGDKLSPDAIRYSRKQIDDLKTVGLDFVYKLDEFIKNNINKLG
- the FES1 gene encoding Hsp70 nucleotide exchange factor FES1 (CAGL0K12144g~Putative Hsp70p nucleotide exchange factor; protein abundance decreased in ace2 mutant cells); this translates as MEKLLHWSIANAQGDKEAIEKAGAPDPKLLEQLFGGGGPDDPTLMKEAMAVIMNPEADLENKLIAYDNFEMLIENLDNANNIENMKLWEPILKTLEDNEADLRASGLSVIGTAVQNNTDSQTNFLKYEGGLKILIAIAKSSEEPSDVRIKAFYALSNLLRNHIEAGKKFQALGGLDVFPVALNDPKATPKLKMRAISALSAFLSSSKIDEQLLDTLRKDGVLVSVIENLGTDNVNVIDRVLSVLSHLISSGIKFNDSELEMLQKEFEKIDSLKDRLNEDDYLAVKYVFSKK
- the SIF2 gene encoding Sif2p (CAGL0K12188g~Ortholog(s) have role in filamentous growth of a population of unicellular organisms, histone deacetylation and negative regulation of chromatin silencing at telomere, more); the encoded protein is MSITSEELNYLIWRYLQETGNELSALALQEETRVLEFEKNYKENIPVGTLVNLVQRGILYTESELLVHPNGKVKPIDENHFSENFNLVQALQIDKEKYPALVSKGRFELEKLGREDSNELESTESAGVSADHTENDVRMDQDHDEEEVFAKTLNEIFKLGKAVCLQWNPVSSNILAIGEHDSTAKLIELETTTTDDQIKLIEKTIHELRHPFATSATTGKITNQLTCLSWAHDGDSIATGVENGELRLWNKEGKLQNVFNFHKSPIIAIHWNSSNTHFISTDADNITILWDVNSGVVLQHFESKANQINGNNNNNSNQMFGVDTVWVDTDKFVIPGPGGNLLVYTMSDSRPIGKLVGHRGTISQLEFNSETKLLASAADDNTIRVWHGGNGNSIHCFYGHTQTIVSLKWVNNDMLISASMDGSVKLWDCGKKLQEITGNLIAETIVDGVPIFAGAISDDRERYAAGFMDGQVTVFNLAALLKRYSKGKKHKNHVMSIPICGDFQSAHSDDSVFDLSWKEDRLAIAYSINEGAIVQ
- the YMC2 gene encoding organic acid transporter (CAGL0K12210g~Ortholog(s) have organic acid transmembrane transporter activity, role in mitochondrial transport, transmembrane transport and mitochondrion localization), which produces MSEEFPTPQLLNELEDVPPPTPYGRVVKDIFAGTMGGVAQVLVGQPFDTTKVRLQTSKTKIGVIEVVQNLLRNEGALAFYKGMLTPLLGVGICVSVQFGVNESMKRFFAAYNADRVDPQKHVPLPLHQYYLCGLTGGVVNSFLAAPIEHVRIRLQTQTSQGNERQFKGPFDCIKKLAKAKALMRGLLPTMIRAGHGLGTYFAAYEALVVKEFEKGTPRNQIPAWKLCSFGALSGTILWLTVYPVDVVKSVLQTDSIENPKYKNSIIKATRALYKQHGIPAFFKGFVPTMIRAAPANAATFVSFEMTMRVLG